The following proteins are co-located in the Lacticaseibacillus paracasei subsp. paracasei genome:
- a CDS encoding sucrose-6-phosphate hydrolase, translating to MKEATWSTAARYQPYSSWAPDYIMKLKAQVAASKWRTKTHVQPDTGLINDPCSLNFFNNKWHLYYQQFPFGPVHGLKSWAHAVSKDLFNWRRVPGDLLPDNEYDSHGAYTGSALVTHGTLRLMYTGNARDDQWHRHSTQLGAVLGADGRLFKDPKPLILTPPTGYTQEFRDPFLFNYEGQTYVLIGGQRPDHTGAILLYAKQTDKSWRFVAPLSIPDEFCGYMVECPNITFINGKVVLVYCPQGLDQDFFEYENVYPNIALVADNFDPATGNLTHQRLQNIDKGFDFYATRLANTNDDGTLAISWLGLPDTTYPTDDDGWAGVLSYVRQLTLRDDHVCLYPHPAIKSLRETAVEDLPVIQQHDDEWTVTNLEGAFELAFTLAAGQKTTIHLPDGDHDQLLIHLDSDSGQGMIQRENRNNGGSLRQFGFPAGKTVEVRLFIDVSVFELFIDQGYRVVSGRFFGNEAPTAARITPPSAASDVVSWNLKKDNGGL from the coding sequence ATGAAAGAAGCAACTTGGAGTACGGCGGCGCGGTATCAGCCGTATTCGTCCTGGGCGCCTGATTATATTATGAAGTTGAAGGCTCAGGTTGCTGCGAGTAAATGGCGGACAAAGACGCATGTTCAACCAGATACTGGTTTAATCAATGACCCGTGCAGCTTGAACTTTTTCAACAACAAATGGCACCTTTATTATCAACAATTTCCGTTTGGCCCGGTCCATGGCCTGAAGTCGTGGGCGCATGCGGTGTCGAAGGATTTGTTTAACTGGCGCCGGGTGCCAGGCGATCTATTGCCAGATAACGAGTATGACTCGCATGGGGCTTACACAGGATCAGCGTTGGTGACACACGGCACGTTGCGCTTGATGTATACCGGCAATGCGCGGGATGATCAGTGGCATCGGCATAGCACCCAGCTAGGGGCCGTTCTCGGCGCTGATGGCCGGTTGTTCAAGGATCCGAAGCCATTAATCCTAACACCGCCTACTGGCTACACCCAGGAGTTCCGCGACCCATTCTTGTTTAACTATGAAGGCCAGACCTATGTCCTGATTGGCGGCCAGCGTCCAGATCACACCGGCGCCATTCTGCTTTATGCCAAGCAGACCGACAAGAGCTGGCGGTTTGTGGCACCGCTAAGTATTCCTGATGAATTTTGCGGTTACATGGTTGAGTGCCCGAACATCACGTTCATCAATGGCAAAGTGGTCCTAGTATACTGCCCACAAGGCCTCGATCAGGACTTTTTCGAATATGAAAATGTCTATCCTAACATTGCCCTTGTGGCCGATAACTTTGATCCGGCAACTGGTAACTTAACCCACCAGCGGCTGCAAAACATTGACAAGGGTTTTGACTTTTATGCGACTCGTCTGGCGAATACAAATGATGATGGCACCTTGGCGATTTCATGGCTCGGCTTGCCAGATACCACCTACCCAACAGATGATGATGGTTGGGCCGGGGTCTTGAGTTATGTGCGCCAATTGACGCTGCGTGATGATCACGTTTGCCTCTATCCGCACCCGGCTATCAAAAGTCTGCGGGAGACGGCGGTGGAAGATCTACCGGTCATTCAGCAGCATGATGATGAGTGGACCGTTACCAACTTGGAAGGCGCCTTTGAACTAGCCTTCACGCTTGCGGCAGGTCAAAAGACAACGATTCATCTGCCTGATGGGGACCATGATCAGTTGCTGATTCATCTCGACTCTGATAGCGGGCAGGGGATGATTCAGCGCGAAAATCGCAATAATGGCGGCAGTTTGCGCCAGTTCGGCTTTCCAGCTGGGAAAACAGTTGAAGTCCGCTTGTTCATTGATGTATCCGTGTTCGAATTATTCATTGACCAAGGCTACCGCGTTGTCTCCGGTCGCTTCTTTGGCAATGAAGCACCCACCGCGGCACGCATCACCCCACCGTCAGCGGCCAGTGATGTTGTGTCATGGAATCTTAAAAAGGATAATGGCGGTCTTTGA
- a CDS encoding LacI family DNA-binding transcriptional regulator: MATISEIAKAAGVGVTTVSRYLNHHPYISAEKRTRIEKAIHQLGYTPSAAATSLRAQATGNIGVLVSRVTNPFFAGLFDAIERELHAHGYQVMITQTYDDPEAEERFLKQLKSRELDGVILASVEAPDRVAAVAKAFPGRVVVVNADVKIPGATSLVLPHYQATRDALDYLFNQGHRRFAYVSGGTISGAHHGQSRTQAFLDFMQAHQLLVAQDLLFGQIHTAKEGQAVGKQLASLAPNVRPDAVFTNSDEVAVGVIDSLLAADVKVPNDIAVMGYDDQPFAPFAKIPLTTVHQPVASMAAAATHELLKGLGRQVAQDTQPTLHLSLKIRQSA; encoded by the coding sequence ATGGCGACGATTAGTGAAATTGCTAAAGCAGCAGGGGTTGGCGTGACCACGGTTTCGCGCTATCTGAATCATCATCCCTACATCTCCGCTGAAAAGCGTACGCGGATCGAAAAAGCAATTCATCAGTTGGGCTATACGCCGAGTGCGGCCGCCACATCATTGCGCGCTCAAGCCACTGGCAACATCGGGGTTCTGGTATCCCGCGTGACCAATCCGTTTTTTGCTGGCTTGTTCGATGCGATTGAACGGGAACTACATGCCCACGGCTACCAAGTGATGATTACCCAGACATATGATGATCCCGAGGCCGAAGAACGGTTTCTCAAGCAGCTGAAAAGTCGCGAATTGGACGGCGTCATTTTAGCTTCAGTTGAAGCCCCTGATCGAGTTGCAGCAGTTGCGAAGGCCTTTCCGGGGCGAGTTGTGGTTGTGAATGCCGATGTCAAGATCCCCGGGGCTACTTCGCTGGTATTGCCACATTATCAGGCGACCCGTGATGCACTCGACTATTTATTCAATCAAGGCCATCGCCGGTTTGCGTATGTCAGCGGTGGCACCATCAGCGGCGCTCACCATGGACAAAGTCGCACACAAGCGTTTTTAGACTTTATGCAGGCACATCAGCTTTTAGTGGCGCAAGATTTACTATTTGGTCAAATTCACACAGCCAAAGAAGGGCAGGCAGTTGGCAAGCAGCTCGCAAGCTTGGCGCCGAATGTGCGGCCGGATGCCGTGTTTACTAACTCGGATGAGGTCGCAGTCGGCGTGATTGACAGTCTGTTGGCTGCCGACGTGAAGGTACCTAATGACATCGCAGTTATGGGATATGACGATCAGCCGTTTGCGCCTTTTGCCAAAATCCCGCTGACGACGGTGCATCAGCCTGTTGCTTCGATGGCAGCGGCGGCGACGCACGAGTTGTTAAAAGGGTTGGGCCGACAAGTCGCCCAAGATACGCAACCAACCTTGCACTTATCGTTGAAAATCAGGCAAAGCGCCTGA
- a CDS encoding ISL3 family transposase: MSQYDPTLSVLGIPDHNIKVAFVRHEYRGNGVRRRQYHVIDAELTYRLTRCPLCGFEALHPNGFYTAHVRVLNGVEMPTVIDLHKQRWRCHNCYHTVSAKTPLVQPNHTIATHMTERIMKLAHERLPVKTIARIIGISASSVQRIIDQNLKLRPARRLPTRLCFDEFRSTHGMMSFICLDADSHRLIALLGDRFNRTIKNFFIAHYSLAERTRVQTVTMDMNAAYQTIIHEVFPKAQVVIDRFHIIQLAARALDQVRVQALKQLDDKHSRPYKIMKTNWRLFHQTAPDAKHKQFLFGLNEYVTQQEAIDIALDTEPKLKQTYETYLALHDALMVKKHPTELANLLATYEPNGTAMDMTIATLKRHKVAVLAAVTSPYSNGPIEGVNRLIKSLKRSCFGFKNQLNFFKRIYQITA; encoded by the coding sequence ATGTCCCAATACGATCCTACACTGTCCGTCCTTGGAATACCAGACCATAATATCAAAGTTGCCTTTGTTCGTCATGAATATCGCGGCAACGGGGTACGTCGCCGCCAGTATCATGTGATTGATGCCGAGCTGACTTACCGGTTAACCCGGTGCCCACTGTGTGGCTTTGAGGCCTTGCACCCTAACGGGTTTTATACGGCCCACGTGCGCGTCCTCAATGGGGTTGAAATGCCGACAGTCATTGACTTGCACAAGCAACGATGGCGCTGTCATAACTGTTACCACACAGTCAGTGCCAAGACGCCACTCGTGCAACCCAACCACACGATCGCCACTCACATGACAGAGCGAATCATGAAGTTAGCGCATGAACGGTTGCCAGTCAAAACCATCGCCCGTATTATCGGAATCTCAGCCTCCTCGGTTCAACGGATCATTGACCAAAATCTCAAACTCCGACCGGCTCGCCGGCTGCCCACGCGACTCTGCTTTGATGAGTTCCGTTCTACTCATGGCATGATGTCGTTTATCTGTCTTGATGCCGATTCACATCGTCTGATTGCCTTGCTTGGTGATCGATTCAACCGCACGATTAAAAACTTCTTCATCGCTCATTATTCACTCGCTGAACGCACTCGGGTCCAGACGGTCACCATGGACATGAATGCAGCTTATCAGACGATTATTCATGAGGTTTTCCCCAAGGCCCAAGTCGTCATTGATCGGTTCCATATCATTCAACTTGCGGCTCGTGCCCTTGATCAGGTACGCGTCCAAGCGCTCAAACAGCTTGATGACAAACACAGCCGTCCTTATAAGATCATGAAGACAAACTGGCGGCTTTTTCATCAAACTGCGCCTGACGCTAAACACAAACAGTTCCTGTTTGGTTTGAATGAATACGTCACGCAACAGGAGGCCATCGATATCGCACTTGATACTGAGCCCAAGCTCAAGCAAACCTACGAGACCTACTTAGCGCTTCATGATGCCTTGATGGTGAAGAAACATCCCACGGAACTGGCAAACCTGTTAGCTACTTACGAGCCAAACGGTACGGCAATGGACATGACGATCGCGACGCTTAAGCGACACAAAGTCGCTGTTCTCGCCGCTGTCACCAGCCCTTATTCCAACGGTCCGATCGAAGGGGTTAACCGCCTCATCAAGTCACTCAAACGATCCTGTTTTGGCTTCAAGAATCAGCTGAACTTCTTCAAACGAATCTACCAAATCACGGCATAA